A genomic window from Candidatus Omnitrophota bacterium includes:
- a CDS encoding SDR family oxidoreductase codes for MSEILENFNFKNKTIVILGGEGLIGRALVEGFVETQAKVVVLDLENAVDKDRVFFKKVDVAQLEILEDFFSNLKKEFGYVDAFINASYPRTTSWGKGVEETSLESLKENVDIHLNSYSWLTRIMAMLMKDKGGSIINFSSIYGMLGNDFSVYQGTAMTSPMEYSVIKGGITNLTRYMASYFGPYGVRVNTVSPGGVLNHQDETFVQKYIQKTPLGRMAKPEDMVGIVQLLASDLSSYITGQNIVVDGGWSIW; via the coding sequence TGATTCTTGGCGGGGAGGGCCTCATTGGCAGGGCGCTAGTCGAAGGCTTTGTTGAGACCCAAGCGAAGGTAGTTGTGTTGGATTTGGAGAATGCCGTAGATAAAGACCGAGTTTTTTTCAAAAAAGTTGATGTTGCTCAACTTGAAATACTGGAAGATTTTTTTAGCAATCTTAAAAAAGAGTTTGGATATGTTGATGCGTTTATTAATGCATCCTATCCACGCACGACTAGTTGGGGCAAGGGCGTAGAGGAGACCTCTTTGGAGTCATTGAAGGAAAATGTGGATATACACCTTAATTCTTATTCTTGGTTAACACGAATTATGGCGATGTTAATGAAAGACAAGGGAGGAAGTATTATTAATTTTAGCTCGATTTATGGTATGTTGGGTAATGATTTTTCCGTGTATCAAGGGACGGCGATGACTTCTCCTATGGAGTATTCGGTCATAAAAGGTGGTATTACTAATTTAACACGATATATGGCATCGTATTTTGGGCCTTATGGGGTTAGGGTTAATACAGTTTCGCCAGGAGGGGTTTTAAATCATCAAGATGAAACATTTGTTCAGAAATATATTCAAAAAACGCCTCTAGGTCGTATGGCCAAGCCCGAAGATATGGTTGGGATTGTGCAGTTATTGGCTAGTGATTTGTCGTCTTATATTACAGGACAAAACATAGTTGTAGATGGAGGCTGGAGTATATGGTAA